A stretch of DNA from Sphingopyxis sp. MWB1:
TGTGCCAGAAGGCCGGGGACGATCAAAAGGACAAGGGCCGCAAGCGGGATGAGCGCGAGCGGCCCGGCGATAAACCAGAAAATGGCAAGGAAAAGCAGAAAGAAAGGTATATCGACAAGCGCCGCTACGGTTGTTGAGGTCAACAGCTCGCGCACTTGTTCAAGATCGCGTAGCTGCGCGATAAACGCGCCCGTTGACGTGGGCTTGTCTGAATTGCGCACGCGCAGGGCGTGGCCGAACACGCGGTCGGACATGCGAAGGTCGGCGCGCTTGCCCAATATGTCGATCAAGCGCATTCGAAGCCGACGAAAGAGAAAATCGAAACCGATCGCCAGCAACACGCCCCCGAATAAAATGTAAAGCGTGGGCAGCGATTGGGCCGGGATAACCCGGTCATAAACCTGCATCGAAAAAAGAACCCCCGCCAGGGCCAGCGAATTGGCAACAAGCGAAGCGATAAGAACATGCCAATAAGCCCGCGCATCGCGAAAGAGGATACGCCGCAGCCAATGTTCTTCATAAGGGCGAATATAGGTATCTACCCGGGCGTCGCGCAGCATCCTGACCGGACGGGCTGCAATTAAACGCGCGGAGGCAGCGCACAAGGCCTCCAGCGTCATTTCATTGTCCTGCACTGCAGGGCCGCCCACCACCGTCAGCCTTGCATGCCCATCAGAGGAGATGGAGCGGACCACGACCAGTCCCTCGCCGCCGTTTAACTCAGCGATGAAGGGCAGCCGCGCCACGGTCAGAAAACCCGGCTGCGCAGCGAGGAATTCGACGCGCAGCCCGATCCGGCGGGCCATCGCGCGAATACGATCGTCCCGCTCTTCTGATGGATGCCAAAGACTGGCGAGCTTTGAATTTTCAGCAGGGCCGGGCAAGCGATAATAGCGCGCTATTTCGCCAAGCGCCTCGACCCATTCATTGGCGGCGAACTCGTTTTCAGCCGGAAGGGGTGCACCTGTGCTCACAAGATCACCCCCCTCACCCGCGATCCGGAAAGGCCATAGGCCTCGCGCTGTCGTCCCGCTGCATAGAGACACATTGCTTCCAAGCGGAGAATATCAAAGCGGATATGGACGAGATCGAAGCGAACCTGATGCAATTCCTGCTGTGCGTTCAGGAGATCGACGAGCGTACGGGTGCCCATGTCGAGATATTGGAGGCGATATAAATGCCCGGTTTCCGACATGCTGGCCTGCCTGGCGGTCAAAGTGTCGATGACCTCACGCAGACTTTGAAGCTGTTGCCGCGCCTCGGCAAGCTGGCGGCCGATATCGTTGCGGACGCGGGCTTCGGCTGCGTCGGCTGCCCGCAGTCCATATTCTGCCTCGCGTGCCCGCGCACCATAAGCCCCTCCGCTATAAAGGGGCGCGGAAATATTGAGGCCGATATTATAGTCATTGCGCCCGAACGGGTCGGTCAGGTTGCTCCCGCCGCCGCCGCGCAGCGCCAGCGTCGGCATCCGGTCCGCCCGGGCCCGGTCGCGTTCCGCGCGGGCTTCGTCGCGCTCCGCATGCGCCTGCATCATCGCGGGAATATCGTTCCACTCAGGCTCGCCCCGTTCACATGCCCCGCGAAGGGGTGGGGGCGGGTCCTGGGCCAACTGTGGCGGTTCCGCCCTGCCCAGAAGATAGACCAAATTTGCTTCCCAGCGTTTCCGCTCAGCGCCGATTTCGCGAATGGAAACCTCTGCCGCTTGCACACGGGCTTGCGCCTGGAGCCAATCTGACTTGGTACTCGCTCCCAAACGATAGCGGTGATGGACCAGATCGTTAATCTCGCCAATGCTCGCGAGCTGATCGCGTGCGACCCGTTCCAGTGCGCGCGCGCGTTGAATTTCAACAATGGCAAGGCTGGTGTCGCGCGCCAGAGCATCGACGGCCAGCAGGAGCGTTGCTCGTCCGATCCGCACGCCCGCCTCTGCCATCGCGACATCGCTTTTCAGCTTTCCGAAATCAAACAGCATTTGCGACGCGGATAATTCAGCGCGCGGGCGCCACCCTCCCTGTCCGATCGCGCCATTATATCCGGCGTTCAAACCGCCGCTGATCTGGGGGCGCCCCGCCGCCTCGGCGATCGAAATGCGCTCTTCGCGGGCCGAAAGGCGGGCAATAGCCTCCGTGACCGAAGGATGCCAGGCAACGGCCTCGCGAACCGCACCGTCCCAGCTTAGTTCACCGCTAGTCGGCGAAGCGCCAAAGGATGCGGAAGAGGTGGAGAATAAACCAAAGGAAGCCAAGGCCGAAAAGGCGATTGCCCGTGAAGACCAGCTATATTGCAGACGCCGTTGAAAAACCGGCATTCGCCCTCCGCCCCTTGAGCTCCACATTACGAGTTCATCCGGACAATGTGGACCGGATGAACCCGCTGGTATAGCTATTAGACTGGCGAAGGATCAGATCATCGTTTGATGCGTTGAACCCAGATTATCCTCTGTATCAAATATCAAATATCCCAGTGAATCCTCCATAACGGGGGGGATTTCACTTTCGATTGGTTCGTCCTTCACAGTCCCCGGCACCGATCCGACGCCAGGATCTTCTTGTTCCCCTATTTTCAAATAGTTTTCAAGAAGATTTGCGTCCTCAACCGGCGCCTCGAACAAGTCGTAGGTGAGCGGCGCGGACGGTGCCAGGGCGATCTGCCCCAGCGGAGCTGGCGCATCCATTTCCGCCAACATGATGACATCGCCGCCGTCGGGGATCATCATCATCGCAGCGGCGGGCAGCGCCCCGCCCGGGTCGACGACATCGACTGTCACCGTCAGCTCGCTTTGGGAAATCTCGCCATTGGGATGACGGATCTGATAGGCGAAGCTGTCGGTCAGGTCGACCGCTGAATAGGGCAGTGCCGGGTTCGGGACATAGGTATAACTTCCCGTCTCATCGATGGTCAGCGTACCATGCGCACCGACCAGCACCACTGGCGTGTCCCCAATTTCGGTGAAGCCGCCGCCGCTCTCGACCAGCACCGCGGTGAACAGCGAACCGGCGACATCATTGGCTAGCAGATTGCCCGAGGCCGAGGCGGTGGCATCCACTTCAAAGGCATTGAAGTTCGTGACAGTCTGCGTGAGATCGACATCGGAGGTAAAGCCGAGCGCGGGGCCCGCAGCCTGGACCGTGACCCGGTAATCACCGGGCGGCAATGTGCCGGCATTGACTGTTACCTGTCCCAGTCCCCCTACACCGATCACAGCGGTCAGCGATTGGGTATGAACCACCGCGCTGGTCGCAATATTGGTGACCGTGACCGTATAGGTCGGGACCAGTCCGCCGCTTGCCGTAATGTGGACGACGGCATTCGACTCGGTTCCTGCTGCAACCGAGAAGTTAGCATTGGCGGACTGCGGCCCTCCCAAAGCCGGATTGTTTAGCGTCAACAGATCCGACGTGGATGTGCTGACTTGATGCTTGAAAAGGACACCGGCACTGACGGCATCGCTGGATGCGACAAAGTCGATCGTTGCGTTGCTGCCGGGCGCACCCCAACTCAGCGCCACATCGGGGCTGCCGATCTGGATCGTGAGCGAGGCGCTTTCCTGAACCCCGTCGGGCCGGGCAATCACATAGGTGAAGCTTTCGGCCTTGCCGATGTTCGCGGCATCGCTTCCCGGCGTATAGGTGTAGCTACCGTCGAGATAGATCACCAGCGTGCCAAATTGTCCGGCCACAATGGTGCCGTCAACAATGACGTCGGTCGTTACACCATTGACGATGATGCTGTGCACGACGGTTCCTGCCGGCGCCAGGTCGGCATTCCCTTCGCCATCCACATCGGTGATCACATTGCCGCTGGCATTGATCGCGATGATGTTGGCGATGTCGGTATAATCGCTGTCGGTCCCGCTGACCGAAAGCTCGCCCAATATCCCAAGGCCGGCGACCCCTTCAAAGGCCATGAAGGCACGATATTCCCCGGCGCCCAGATCCTGCATGGCAGCAAGGTCGCCGCCCAGCAGTGAAACGTCGAGGAGGGTTGCCGTGCCGTTGCCGCCGACACCGACCCATTCGCCGTTGATCCGCTGTTGCAGAACAACGCGATAGTCGGAAGCCGCCCCTATATTGGCCAGCCCATTATATTCGAACAGCGCGTCCAATGTGTGGGATTGGCCAACGGTAAAGGTCACGGCACTGCTGAGATTGGCCGACAGATCAATGCTCGCGAGCGACAGCAACGCGACATAGGTATGGCTACCCAGGTCGACATTGGTTGTCGTCGGTATCAGATCGAGCGCGGCGTTATTCACATCATCGACCGCATCGAACAGATCGGGCGCTACGCCCGTTCCGGGGAGCGAGACATTGCCTGTCGCATCGGCCTGAACCGCAGTCAGCGTTTCCCCGTTGGTACGGGCGGCAATGGTGATGCTGTAATTGCCGTCGCCATCGACGGTTCCGGTGCCAAGCACCGTAACCCCGTCGACATCGAAGATCGTCACCGTCGCGCCGATTTCACCCACTCCGGTAACAATGGTGCCGGTGAGACCGTCAATATCGATGGTCGGCGCATCGGGCGGGGTCAGATCGGGCGCGATGCCCGAGCCGGGCAGCGAGACATTGCCCGCCGCGTCGGCCTGAACCGCGGTCAGCGTTTCCCCGTTGGTACGGGCGGCAATGGTGATGCTGTAATTGCCATCGCCATCGACGGTTCCGGTGCCCAGCACTGTAACCCCGTCGACATCGAAGATGGTCACCGTAGCGCCGATTTCACCAGTCCCCGTCACAATGGTTCCGGTGAGATCGTCAATATCGATGGTCGGCGCATCAGGCGGGGTCAGATCGGGCGCGATGCCCGTGCCCGGCAAGGAGACATTCCCCGCCGCATCGGTCAGCGTAACGAACAGTTCCTCGCCATTGATATGCGGCGGAATGTCCACGCTGTAATTGCCCTCGGCGTCCACATCGCCTTCGCCGATAATGGTGATGCCATCGGGCGCATAGACTTTCACCCGCGCATTGGCCTCGCCTACGCCACTGACCTTGGCGCCGGTCGCGA
This window harbors:
- a CDS encoding TolC family outer membrane protein yields the protein MPVFQRRLQYSWSSRAIAFSALASFGLFSTSSASFGASPTSGELSWDGAVREAVAWHPSVTEAIARLSAREERISIAEAAGRPQISGGLNAGYNGAIGQGGWRPRAELSASQMLFDFGKLKSDVAMAEAGVRIGRATLLLAVDALARDTSLAIVEIQRARALERVARDQLASIGEINDLVHHRYRLGASTKSDWLQAQARVQAAEVSIREIGAERKRWEANLVYLLGRAEPPQLAQDPPPPLRGACERGEPEWNDIPAMMQAHAERDEARAERDRARADRMPTLALRGGGGSNLTDPFGRNDYNIGLNISAPLYSGGAYGARAREAEYGLRAADAAEARVRNDIGRQLAEARQQLQSLREVIDTLTARQASMSETGHLYRLQYLDMGTRTLVDLLNAQQELHQVRFDLVHIRFDILRLEAMCLYAAGRQREAYGLSGSRVRGVIL
- a CDS encoding BapA/Bap/LapF family large adhesin, translating into MKVYAPDGITIIGEGDVDAEGNYSVDIPPHINGEELFVTLTDAAGNVSLPGTGIAPDLTPPDAPTIDIDDLTGTIVTGTGEIGATVTIFDVDGVTVLGTGTVDGDGNYSITIAARTNGETLTAVQADAAGNVSLPGSGIAPDLTPPDAPTIDIDGLTGTIVTGVGEIGATVTIFDVDGVTVLGTGTVDGDGNYSITIAARTNGETLTAVQADATGNVSLPGTGVAPDLFDAVDDVNNAALDLIPTTTNVDLGSHTYVALLSLASIDLSANLSSAVTFTVGQSHTLDALFEYNGLANIGAASDYRVVLQQRINGEWVGVGGNGTATLLDVSLLGGDLAAMQDLGAGEYRAFMAFEGVAGLGILGELSVSGTDSDYTDIANIIAINASGNVITDVDGEGNADLAPAGTVVHSIIVNGVTTDVIVDGTIVAGQFGTLVIYLDGSYTYTPGSDAANIGKAESFTYVIARPDGVQESASLTIQIGSPDVALSWGAPGSNATIDFVASSDAVSAGVLFKHQVSTSTSDLLTLNNPALGGPQSANANFSVAAGTESNAVVHITASGGLVPTYTVTVTNIATSAVVHTQSLTAVIGVGGLGQVTVNAGTLPPGDYRVTVQAAGPALGFTSDVDLTQTVTNFNAFEVDATASASGNLLANDVAGSLFTAVLVESGGGFTEIGDTPVVLVGAHGTLTIDETGSYTYVPNPALPYSAVDLTDSFAYQIRHPNGEISQSELTVTVDVVDPGGALPAAAMMMIPDGGDVIMLAEMDAPAPLGQIALAPSAPLTYDLFEAPVEDANLLENYLKIGEQEDPGVGSVPGTVKDEPIESEIPPVMEDSLGYLIFDTEDNLGSTHQTMI